CACGCAACAGGAACCTGTGAACCTGGTCAGGATCGGAAGGTAGCAGCCATAAGCAGTCATTTCTGTGTGATGTGAGGGTGCCTATTTTGAGCTAACTATTAGGAATCGCCTCCGCTTTTTCTAACAGACTCGGGTGTGCTTACATATTTACCAGATTTATCTGGTATATTTTTTTTCAATTTTTAATTGCAATTCAATTTTAATTTTCTTGTTTAGTTTTCAAATTTTGAATACTTACTTTTTAAATTCTCATTTATTTTCTCTTATCCCCCTATCAACTTGTTATCGTTCTACACAAACAAGCTACATGTATCATCCAATCTAATTTTAGTAAATCATGACCACCCGTAAAACGGGTGGTTTGTTCAAGGGCTATAAGCCCGAGTGATACCAACCAGCGTCTCAAGGCGCTGGTTTTCACTCCGTTCAAACCTAACTGTTTTTGCCACTTTAGCCTATCTCTGAAAGGGATTTTTAATTTCTATTTCATAAACGGATCTGTATATTCTTTTACACTCAATTTATCAAGTGCTATATCATGTTGCTCTTGTTCTCTTATATATTTTGCTATTGTCTTTTCATTCAATCCCACTGTGCTCACATAATATCCTTCTGCCCAAAAATGACGATTGCCAAATTTGTATTTTAAATTCGCATGTCTGTCAAACATCATTAGAGCACTTTTCCCTTTTAAATATCCCATAAAACTTGATACTGATATTTTGGATGGAATGCTTACTAACATGTGTACATGATCTGGCATCATATGCCCTTCTATTATTTCTACTCCTTTGTATTTACAAAGTAATTTGAATATTTCTATGAGACTTTCTCTATATTGATAAAATATCACTTTTCGTCTATACTTTGGAGTGAAGACTATGTGATACTTGCACATCCATTTTGTGTGAGACAATGAATTAGTTTTATTTGCCATAAAATCACCTCTTATTATTTTAGGTCTGAACAACTCTATTATAATACTTGGTGATTTTTTTGGTATAACCTAAGAACGCCTACCCGCATAGCGGGTAGTTTATTGTTTCGTTCGCAAGCGAACTCAACTGACTAAAGTCATCAAATAAAAAACACCACTTTCGTGATGTTTTTTATCTCTTATAAATAAATCTTGACTTATTTTATAATGAACCTTCTTTACCATTTGTTTCATAATGTAAGCTCATATTCTTAACGTGTTTATGAAGCATGATGATAGCGATAATGTTTGGTATAACCATTAATGAGTTTGTTAAGTCTGCTGTGTTCCATACTAAATCTACTTCTTGTAAAGAACCTGCAATGATACATAACAATACTAAAATTCTGTAAGGCCACAAACCTTTATGACCGAATAAGAATCTGATGTTTGTTTCACCAAAGTAGTACCAACCAACTATTGTTGTAAATGCGAAGAATCCTAATGCTACTGCAAGTAGAACTGTTCCTTTTGTACCGAATGCTCTTGTGAAAGCTTCTTGAGTAACTAGAGCTCCGTTCAAGCCTTTATCTGTCCAAGCACCTGTTACTAAAATCATTAATGCAGTTACTGTACAAATAACAATTGTATCGATGAATACACCAACCATAGCTGTATAACCTTGTAATACAGGGTGAGCTACGTGAGCTGTAGCATGAGCATGTGGTGTAGAACCCATACCAGCTTCATTAGAGAATAATCCTCTACCAACACCTTTAGCCGCTGCTGCTTTAATTGTGATACCCATTGCACCACCAAGAGCTGCTTCAGGATTGAATGCTGCTTGGAATATAAGTTTAAATGCTGGTCCAATTTGATCATGGAATTTAACCATCATTACTATTGCTGCAACTATATAAATCAATGCCATGATTGGAACAACTAATTGTGCAAAGTTTGCAATTCTCTTAATACCACCAATGAATACTCCACCAGCTAATACTGCAACTACTATACCAACAATTATCGGATTAAGGTGTCCACCTGCTCCTTCAACTGCTGCTACAACACTTGTTGCGATTGAGTTTGATTGAACTATGTTTCCTACGAATCCTAATGCAATTACTATTAAAATTGCAAATGCTACTGACATTACTTTTGCTAATCCAGGATGAGTTGGTCCAATACCATTTTTAATGTAGTAAGCAGGACCTCCGACGTAGTTACCTTCGTCGTCTTTTTCTCTAAATTTTTGTGCTAAAGTTGCTTCGGCATAGATTGTTGCCATACCTAATATTGCTGCAAGCCACATCCAGAAAATTGCTCCTGGACCACCTGCCATGATTGCTGTTGCAACCCCTGCAACGTTTCCAGTACCTACTTGCGCTGCAATTGCTACTGCTAATGCTTGGAAAGAAGATACTCCTTCATCTTCAGATTTCTTTTCTTTTGAGAAAACTCCCCCAAAAGTTTGTTTAAATGCTGCGCCTAATTTTCTAAATTGCACGCCTTTTGAATAGATTGTGTAGAATATACCGCAACCTAAAAGTGCAATCAATAAAATGTTGTTACTTAGAAAACTGTTGATGGCCACTATGGTATCGTTTAATGCTTTTTGATCCATAAAATTTCCTCCTTAAATTTTTTGAGATACTTGAAAACCTTTATTGTGATTATACTATGATACAACAAATCTTCTCTCAAATTTGCCTTTGTCAAGCATTTAACCTCTTATATCCTGGATTAATAAATAAATTAATGCGTATGCTTGACTAAGTAACTCTAACCAAATCACTTATGAAAATCTTTTCATATCTCTTACTATTATTATACTATGTTTTTAGTAAAATGCAATAACTTTACTAAAATTTTTATTATTTTACAGATATTTATTGTTTTATTGTAAACTAACTGCTATATTACGCTAATATCCTAATTGTTACATTTTTGTTATAATTATTTTTTCTTCTAACTAAACGCTTAATAGTGATTTTTTTGACCTTTTGTGATATTATTATTTATAGAGTTCTTACTCTAAAAGAATTTAAGGAGTGAATTTACATGTATGATTTAATTATTATTGGTGCCGGCCCTGCTGGTTTATCAGCTGGTTTATACGCTGCACGTGCTAAAATGAACACATTGATAGTTGAAAAAGAAAAAACTGGTGGTCAAATCACTACTACTGATTCTATTGAAAACTATCCAGGTGGAATTGTTGGAGAATCTGGTCCAAGCTTAATCAAAAAAATGGCTGACCAAATCGACAACTTCGGTCTTGAAATTAGAAGAGCAGATGTTGTTGACGTTGATTTTTCTGACAAAGTTAAAAAACTTACATTAAAAAATGGAGATGTATTAGAAGCTAAAGCAGTTATTATAGCTACTGGTGCTGCTCCAAGAAAATTAGGATGCCCTGGTGAAAAAGAATTCACTGGTAAAGGTGTATCTTACTGTGCAACTTGTGATGCAGATTTCTTTACTGACTTAGAAGTATTCGTTGTTGGTAGTGGTAACTCTGCAGTTGAAGAAGCTACTTACTTAACAAAATTTGCTAGAAAAGTTACTCTTTTAGTTAGAGGCGATCACTTAAAATGTGATAAGACTGCTGAAGACGAAGCAAAGGAATGCGATAACTTATCTATGAGATTCAACACTTCTATTAAAGAAATCAAAGGTGAAGGAATCTTGGAATCAATCGTTATGGTTGACAAAGAGTCAGGTAACGAAGAAGAATACCACTGTGACGAAGATGACGGAACAATGGGTGTATTCGTATTCGTAGGTACAATCCCTTACTCAGATGTATTCAAAGGTAAAATCGAATTAGATGAATACGGATATGTTTTAGCTGACGAAGAAATGCACACTAACGTTGAAGGCGTTTATGTAGCTGGTGATGTTAGACAAAAAACTCTACGTCAAGTAGTTACAGCTGCTGCAGACGGCGCTATCGCTGCTACTCAAGCTGAAAAATACGTAGATAAATTCTAATTTTCATTTATTGAGATTTTCTATAAAAGAATTGCAGATTTCTGCTGTGAAATTTGCAATTTTTTTTTATTATGATATTATAATGATGTCAACGAACGATAGGCGTTCGATTGTGGTAATTTCATTCTTCTTATTAGAATGAAAAATATATTTTAAAATAAAGAAAGGATGTATTATGGGTTTTTTAGAAAATAAAAAAGTTATAATCATTGGAGACCGTGACGGAATTCCTGGTCTTGCAATTGAAACATGTGTAAACACAGTAGAAAATACAGAAGTAATTTTCTCAAGTACTGAATGCTTTGTCTGAACTAGCGCAGGAGCTATGGACTTAGAAAACCAAAAGAGAGTTAAAGACTTCGCTGAACAATACGGAGCTGAAAACGTAGTGGTTCTTCTAGGTGCCGCAGAAGCTGAAGCTGCAGGTCTTGCAGCTGAAACAGTAACAGCAGGTGACCCAACATTCGCAGGCCCATTAGCAGGCGTTGAACTTGGATTGTTAGTTTACCATGTTGTTGAAGAAGAATGTAAAGAACAATTTGATGCTGACGTTTATGATGAACAAGTTGGTATGATGGAAATGGTTCTTGACGTTGATGAAATCGCTGAAGAAATGAACGATATCAGAAGCGATTATTGTAAATTTTTATAAAATCTAACATTTCACTTAAAGTGAATATTCTTCTTATTATTATTTAAAAAGAAAACAGCCTATAATTAGGCTGTTTTTTTGTTGGATATTCGATTTTTATAATAAATTATTTTGTTATTAATTTATCTGATTAATAGTAAATTCTTATAAATAAGCTCATAAAAAAAGTCAGCGATGTAAAATCGCCAACTAATTTAATCTTCAAATTCAATATTATTTCTTTGTGCAGCTTCCATTCTTTGTTTTTTAGCTTTTCCAGATGCACTTCTATAAATCATCCATGCTAAAAGAACCATTCCTATATATCCATTTACAACGTAAACGATGTTTACTAATGAGTCAAACTTCAAAGTCAATCCAATGATTGCCCCAACTATACCAGCTATTAAAGTAAATAATTTGTATTTCTTTGTGCCTTCATCAAAGAATCTTCCAGTTACTGTCCATAATAATGGAACAGATGTTGTAAATATACCTAGCATTATAAATATTGAAAATACTGTTGCAAGGACTGGATGAATTTTACCAGCTAATACCAACACTGGAATTTGTGAGTCGTATAATTCAGGAATTGATAAAATGATTGCTATACTCATGATGAATATCGCAACTGAAAATCCTGTAGATCCAACGAAAACTCCAGCTTCTGCATCTTTTAAGCTTTTTGCAGTGTTTCCAACTTCTGCCAAGAAAGCAACCAACCATATCATATTAAACCCTACATATGAACCAGCTGCTAGGAAGAAGTTCTTACTAGCTACTTTAATTTCTCCACTGTTAACTAATTTTTCAATAAGATCAAGACTTGATTGTAAATTACCCATATTCATGAAAATAGAAATCAACCCAATTACGATTGCCATTATCGCAATAACTGGTCCAATTTTCCCAATAACATCTACAATTTTACCTAATCCAAGCATTACGACTAAAATAACAACCGCAGCCATAATAGCTCCACCAACATATTTCGGTGCATTAAAGTGTTGAACAGCTGTAGCTTGTGCACCAGCAATCATTACTGTATAAGATAAGAAAATAAAAAATACTGCGTAGTAATCTACGATAGTTCCTATCTTATTTCCACACATCAATTTGTAAATTTCATTTGGTTTTTCGAATTTTGAATAATAACCGTCATTTAAGAATGATAATCCTGCAAACGTAAACAAACCAAAACAAATCATAATTCCTATAAGTCCATATAGTCTATATGAAGAAAAGAATTGTAAAATTTCTTGGCCCGTTGCAAATCCAGAGCCTATAAGTAATGCAATAAACGCTCCAGCATAGGTGATTACCTGACCTATGTTATACTTTTGTTTCATAATTTACCTCCTATTGATTTTTCTTCTGATTGACATTATTTAGTGTATCGTTTTCCAAAAAATGCAAAGAGTTAAATATTATTAACTTAAAAATTTTACATTAAAACAATAAACAGTAAAAAAACAAGGATTAAATCCTTTTTAGTCATTATAACATATTAATTCTAACTTTGTAAATATTTTCCTACATTTTTTCTAAATTTGTTGTTCAAAAAGTCAAAAACCCCGAATAAATAATCCGGGATTTTCCTCATAATTCTCTACAATATATTAGATT
This Finegoldia magna ATCC 53516 DNA region includes the following protein-coding sequences:
- the tnpA gene encoding IS200/IS605 family transposase, which codes for MANKTNSLSHTKWMCKYHIVFTPKYRRKVIFYQYRESLIEIFKLLCKYKGVEIIEGHMMPDHVHMLVSIPSKISVSSFMGYLKGKSALMMFDRHANLKYKFGNRHFWAEGYYVSTVGLNEKTIAKYIREQEQHDIALDKLSVKEYTDPFMK
- a CDS encoding alanine/glycine:cation symporter family protein, with the protein product MDQKALNDTIVAINSFLSNNILLIALLGCGIFYTIYSKGVQFRKLGAAFKQTFGGVFSKEKKSEDEGVSSFQALAVAIAAQVGTGNVAGVATAIMAGGPGAIFWMWLAAILGMATIYAEATLAQKFREKDDEGNYVGGPAYYIKNGIGPTHPGLAKVMSVAFAILIVIALGFVGNIVQSNSIATSVVAAVEGAGGHLNPIIVGIVVAVLAGGVFIGGIKRIANFAQLVVPIMALIYIVAAIVMMVKFHDQIGPAFKLIFQAAFNPEAALGGAMGITIKAAAAKGVGRGLFSNEAGMGSTPHAHATAHVAHPVLQGYTAMVGVFIDTIVICTVTALMILVTGAWTDKGLNGALVTQEAFTRAFGTKGTVLLAVALGFFAFTTIVGWYYFGETNIRFLFGHKGLWPYRILVLLCIIAGSLQEVDLVWNTADLTNSLMVIPNIIAIIMLHKHVKNMSLHYETNGKEGSL
- the trxB gene encoding thioredoxin-disulfide reductase, with product MYDLIIIGAGPAGLSAGLYAARAKMNTLIVEKEKTGGQITTTDSIENYPGGIVGESGPSLIKKMADQIDNFGLEIRRADVVDVDFSDKVKKLTLKNGDVLEAKAVIIATGAAPRKLGCPGEKEFTGKGVSYCATCDADFFTDLEVFVVGSGNSAVEEATYLTKFARKVTLLVRGDHLKCDKTAEDEAKECDNLSMRFNTSIKEIKGEGILESIVMVDKESGNEEEYHCDEDDGTMGVFVFVGTIPYSDVFKGKIELDEYGYVLADEEMHTNVEGVYVAGDVRQKTLRQVVTAAADGAIAATQAEKYVDKF
- the grdA gene encoding glycine/sarcosine/betaine reductase complex selenoprotein A; its protein translation is MGFLENKKVIIIGDRDGIPGLAIETCVNTVENTEVIFSSTECFVUTSAGAMDLENQKRVKDFAEQYGAENVVVLLGAAEAEAAGLAAETVTAGDPTFAGPLAGVELGLLVYHVVEEECKEQFDADVYDEQVGMMEMVLDVDEIAEEMNDIRSDYCKFL